The Akkermansia sp. N21116 genome includes a region encoding these proteins:
- a CDS encoding HAD family phosphatase — protein sequence MKWNGFIFDFNGTLFWDTPYHNESWDIILGRYGLTLTAEELFRNIHGRTNEDIYAYLFPESPSLEQANAFAEEKEAIYRDICLKHGMHLAPGAERLLNELKEHGIPRNIATASGKTNVDFFIEQFRLERWFDLRAISYDDGTVPGKPAPDIFLRGIERIGMKPEEVVIFEDSHAGIRAAKASGAKQVIIVNSNHDSYSGWHFPVIRSYDDVKREFFL from the coding sequence ATGAAATGGAACGGCTTCATTTTCGATTTCAACGGAACCCTTTTCTGGGATACTCCCTATCACAACGAATCCTGGGACATTATTTTGGGTCGCTACGGTCTGACCCTGACGGCAGAGGAACTTTTCCGCAATATCCATGGACGAACAAATGAAGATATTTATGCCTATCTGTTCCCCGAGTCCCCGTCATTAGAACAGGCCAATGCCTTCGCCGAAGAAAAGGAAGCTATCTACCGGGACATCTGCCTGAAGCACGGCATGCATCTGGCACCGGGGGCGGAGCGCCTGCTCAATGAACTGAAAGAACACGGCATTCCACGCAATATCGCTACGGCCTCCGGCAAAACCAATGTCGATTTTTTCATCGAACAATTCCGGTTGGAACGCTGGTTCGATCTCCGGGCCATCAGTTATGACGATGGTACCGTCCCGGGGAAACCCGCTCCGGATATTTTTCTACGGGGGATCGAACGCATCGGAATGAAACCGGAAGAAGTCGTTATTTTCGAGGACTCCCATGCCGGTATCCGCGCAGCCAAAGCATCTGGAGCAAAGCAGGTTATCATCGTTAATTCCAATCATGACAGTTATTCCGGCTGGCATTTTCCGGTGATTCGGAGTTATGATGATGTAAAGAGGGAGTTTTTTCTCTAA
- a CDS encoding glycoside hydrolase family 3 N-terminal domain-containing protein yields MSAALVMQTAFAAEPSEVYKDKNAPVEERVKSLMDQMTLEEKVAQMDMFSFWKEKEFTTEGLEKSCGVGAWIGEVTPERYNEVQKKSELSRLKIPFLVGVDAAHGHAILPNRTVFPTSITMAASFNPDLVHECARLAAEEVRNSGNHWTFAPSVDIVHDARWGRTGETYGEDPFLASRLVEASVTGMQGNLDPDKNIAACVKHFVGGGASIGGVNHGNAEISERMLRSDFLPPFQAAIDAGVLTIMPGHNNVNGVPMHANKWLLTDIVKDEYGFKGFYITDMGDIENLMPERLHGIATDQKDAVRQGINAGIDMHMYSWDRKMFIDNLQELVKEGKVDEARINDAVKRILTVKFKLGLFENRYIDADKKKDSYGSKEARDAALEAARQSIVLLKNSEGLLPLDVSKYKKILVTGPNADNQAIMGDWANPQPKEHVISILQGLKNEWKGACEVVFSDSGRIKGKKSDVTVETTDPVTQSRQLKEGGELNDFAIQDAVGKAKDCDLVVAVIGGYGLRSDWGLRTYGESADRPSIDFYGKQVELVQKLQATGKPVIVVIVNGKPLNNPWITKNIPTIVDVWEPGQFGAQALAEILVGKVNPSGKLPISIPQTAGHIPAYYYQTFSRTRTGYGLGSSREDDKPAFAFGHGLSYTTFKYEDMKLSSSRLEKDKPLSVSVTVKNTGDRAGYETVMVFVRDEVSSVVTPIRRLKGFSKVWLNPGEVRTVTIEIPFKEFGLWNQEMKYVVEPGTFEIQVGSASDDIKLKKKIDY; encoded by the coding sequence TTGTCTGCTGCACTCGTGATGCAAACGGCGTTTGCGGCGGAACCTTCCGAAGTGTACAAGGACAAAAATGCTCCTGTCGAAGAGCGGGTTAAGTCCCTTATGGACCAGATGACTCTGGAAGAAAAGGTTGCGCAGATGGACATGTTCAGTTTCTGGAAAGAAAAGGAATTCACTACCGAGGGGTTGGAAAAATCATGCGGGGTTGGCGCCTGGATCGGTGAAGTAACGCCTGAACGTTACAATGAAGTTCAAAAGAAATCGGAATTGTCCCGGTTGAAGATTCCCTTCCTGGTAGGAGTGGATGCTGCTCATGGTCACGCTATTTTGCCGAACAGGACAGTATTCCCGACATCGATTACCATGGCTGCCTCCTTTAATCCCGATTTAGTGCATGAATGTGCCCGGCTGGCTGCCGAAGAGGTTCGCAACAGCGGCAACCATTGGACATTTGCTCCGAGCGTCGATATCGTCCACGATGCCCGCTGGGGGCGTACCGGAGAAACCTATGGTGAAGATCCCTTTCTGGCCTCCCGCCTCGTCGAAGCATCGGTGACGGGTATGCAGGGCAATCTGGACCCCGACAAGAACATTGCTGCCTGCGTGAAGCATTTCGTGGGCGGTGGTGCTTCCATTGGCGGGGTGAACCATGGCAATGCGGAAATTTCGGAACGCATGCTGCGCAGTGATTTTCTACCTCCGTTTCAAGCGGCGATTGATGCGGGAGTGTTGACGATTATGCCGGGGCACAATAATGTGAATGGCGTACCCATGCATGCCAATAAGTGGCTTCTGACGGATATCGTTAAGGATGAATATGGATTCAAGGGGTTCTACATCACGGATATGGGAGATATTGAAAATCTGATGCCGGAACGTCTCCACGGTATAGCGACTGATCAGAAGGATGCTGTCCGGCAAGGGATTAATGCCGGGATCGACATGCACATGTATTCGTGGGACCGCAAGATGTTCATCGATAATCTTCAGGAACTCGTCAAGGAAGGCAAAGTCGACGAAGCCCGCATCAACGATGCTGTCAAGCGTATCCTGACAGTCAAATTTAAACTGGGGCTTTTCGAAAACCGCTACATTGACGCGGACAAAAAGAAGGATTCCTACGGAAGCAAGGAAGCCCGTGATGCTGCTCTTGAAGCTGCCCGCCAGAGTATTGTCCTGCTGAAAAATTCCGAAGGTCTGCTTCCTCTGGATGTTTCCAAATATAAAAAAATTCTCGTGACCGGTCCCAATGCCGATAACCAGGCGATCATGGGAGACTGGGCGAATCCCCAGCCCAAGGAGCATGTGATTTCCATCCTGCAGGGACTCAAAAACGAGTGGAAAGGCGCATGTGAAGTCGTCTTTAGCGACAGTGGTCGCATCAAGGGTAAAAAGTCTGATGTAACTGTCGAGACAACGGATCCCGTGACGCAGTCCCGCCAGCTTAAAGAAGGTGGAGAGCTGAATGACTTTGCCATTCAGGATGCCGTCGGCAAGGCGAAGGATTGCGATTTGGTGGTAGCAGTTATCGGAGGCTATGGCCTTCGTTCCGACTGGGGGCTCCGTACGTATGGAGAATCCGCTGACCGTCCGTCGATCGATTTCTACGGCAAGCAGGTAGAACTCGTGCAGAAGCTCCAGGCGACAGGTAAGCCGGTTATCGTTGTGATCGTCAATGGCAAGCCTCTGAACAATCCTTGGATTACGAAGAATATACCCACCATTGTAGATGTGTGGGAACCCGGCCAGTTCGGAGCTCAGGCTTTGGCGGAAATCCTCGTAGGCAAGGTAAATCCCTCCGGCAAATTGCCTATCAGTATTCCCCAGACGGCCGGGCACATTCCGGCGTATTACTACCAGACCTTCTCCCGCACGCGCACAGGCTACGGTCTTGGTTCTTCCCGCGAGGATGATAAACCCGCTTTTGCCTTTGGTCACGGGTTGAGCTACACTACTTTCAAGTACGAAGACATGAAGCTGTCTTCCTCCCGCCTGGAAAAAGACAAGCCCCTCTCCGTTAGCGTGACTGTCAAAAATACGGGAGATCGCGCCGGATATGAAACGGTAATGGTCTTCGTTCGTGATGAAGTCTCCAGTGTTGTAACGCCTATCCGTCGTTTGAAGGGATTCAGCAAAGTCTGGCTTAACCCCGGAGAAGTGCGGACGGTCACTATTGAGATCCCCTTCAAGGAATTCGGTCTTTGGAATCAGGAAATGAAGTATGTGGTGGAACCCGGTACCTTCGAAATCCAGGTTGGTTCTGCGTCGGACGATATCAAGTTGAAGAAGAAGATCGACTACTGA
- a CDS encoding amino acid ABC transporter permease, with amino-acid sequence MRWEDFKDSVHTNFIQDARWKYLTNGLLVTLEISFCSVLLGILMGFVIAVIRSTHDKTGQWRFFNFLCKTYLTVVRGTPVVVQLLIIYFVIFGAVDVSKVLVAIVAFGFNSGAYVAEIIRGGIMSIDKGQLEAGRSLGLSYNQTMAYIILPQAFKNVLPSLGNEFIVLLKETSVSGYIALQDLTKGGDIIRSQTYTAFMPLVAVALIYLAIVMLFSSMLGKLERKLKQHE; translated from the coding sequence ATCCGTTGGGAAGACTTCAAGGATTCGGTCCATACCAATTTCATTCAGGATGCCCGGTGGAAGTACCTGACGAATGGCTTGCTGGTAACGTTGGAGATTTCCTTTTGTTCCGTACTGCTCGGTATTTTGATGGGGTTTGTGATCGCTGTTATTCGTTCGACCCATGATAAAACCGGTCAATGGCGCTTCTTCAATTTTCTCTGCAAAACGTACCTTACGGTGGTCCGGGGCACCCCTGTAGTCGTTCAATTGCTGATTATTTATTTCGTGATTTTCGGTGCGGTAGATGTGAGTAAGGTTCTGGTTGCCATCGTTGCTTTCGGCTTCAATTCCGGCGCCTATGTGGCAGAAATCATCCGCGGAGGTATCATGTCGATCGACAAGGGACAGCTTGAAGCCGGGCGGAGCCTGGGCCTGAGCTACAACCAGACCATGGCGTATATTATTCTTCCTCAGGCTTTCAAAAACGTTCTTCCCTCTTTGGGAAATGAGTTTATCGTCCTCCTCAAAGAGACGAGTGTTTCAGGCTACATCGCCTTGCAGGACCTCACCAAGGGAGGAGATATTATCCGCAGCCAGACCTATACGGCCTTCATGCCTTTGGTGGCCGTGGCGTTGATTTATCTGGCGATCGTTATGCTCTTCAGCTCCATGCTGGGAAAACTGGAAAGGAAATTGAAACAACATGAATAA
- a CDS encoding amino acid ABC transporter ATP-binding protein, producing the protein MFQVRNLVKEFGNNRAVDEVSVDIAQGEVVFIVGPSGSGKSTFLRCLNLLEMPTSGDILFKGESVTGQHVNVNKFREHVGMVFQHFNLFPHLSILDNITIAPVKTGRATRQEAIAHAEDLLHRIGLFEKRHAYPLQLSGGQKQRIAIIRSLVMNPDAILFDEPTSALDPEMVGEVLSLMKELAVNGLTMIVVTHEIGFAREVATRVLFMDRGRIVESGSPSQVIDHPVNPRLKEFFSKVL; encoded by the coding sequence ATGTTCCAGGTGAGAAACCTGGTAAAAGAATTCGGGAACAACCGTGCCGTGGACGAAGTGTCCGTAGACATTGCCCAAGGAGAGGTCGTCTTCATTGTCGGCCCTTCCGGTTCCGGTAAAAGCACGTTTTTGCGGTGCCTGAATCTTCTGGAGATGCCGACATCCGGGGATATTCTCTTCAAGGGAGAATCCGTGACCGGGCAGCATGTCAATGTCAACAAATTCCGAGAGCATGTTGGCATGGTCTTCCAGCATTTCAATCTCTTTCCCCACTTGTCCATTCTGGATAACATTACCATTGCCCCGGTTAAAACGGGACGTGCCACCAGGCAGGAAGCCATAGCTCATGCAGAGGATCTCCTGCACCGTATCGGCCTTTTCGAGAAAAGGCATGCCTATCCTCTTCAGCTTTCGGGAGGCCAGAAACAGCGTATTGCAATCATTCGCTCACTGGTGATGAACCCCGATGCCATCCTTTTTGATGAACCGACTTCTGCTCTTGATCCGGAAATGGTAGGCGAAGTTCTTTCTCTCATGAAAGAACTGGCCGTCAATGGATTGACGATGATAGTTGTAACGCATGAAATAGGTTTTGCCCGCGAAGTCGCTACCCGTGTCCTGTTTATGGACAGGGGGAGGATTGTAGAATCCGGCTCGCCTTCACAAGTAATCGATCATCCGGTTAATCCACGGTTGAAAGAGTTTTTCTCTAAAGTACTGTAA